The genomic region ACGTCATGCCCAGCGTCTCCGAACCCTTCGGCATCGCGCCGCTGGAGGCGATGAGCAACGACGTTCCGGTGATCATCAGCAAGCAGTCGGGCGTTTCCGAAGTGCTCACGCACGCGCTGAAGGTCGATTTCTGGGACGTGAACGAGATGGCCAACAAGATCATCGCTGTGTTGCGCCACCCGCCCCTGGCCAGCACGCTGCGCCAGCACGGCAGCTTCGAGGTAAAGGCCATGAGCTGGACCGACGCCGCCAAGGGCTGCGTCGACGTCTACGAGATGGCGACCGGCGGGATGACGGCGCGGGTATAACCAAAAGGCGTTCGCGTCTCCCGCAACTTTCGGAAGCATGCCGGCCCCTCTTCTGTAGGACAGGCATTCCTGCCTGTCTCTCCCCCCGGTATTCTTCTCCCCCCGTATTCTTGTCCCCTCTACCACGTACTTGCCCCTCAGTGCTAGGGAGGGCGCCCGAGCGCGGACACCTTCAAGATCGCACCATGCGACCCCCGCCCTAACCCTCCCCCGGAGTACCGGGAGAGGGAACCAGAGGCACGCGCACGCCTACCTGTTCAACCAGTAGAGCGCGGCGTTCAGCACCGTCGCAAAGCTGGCCCACAGCAGATAGGGCACCATCAACGCGCCCGCGGCCCGCGACAGGCGGAAGAACAGCACGATCGTCACGATGATCATCCCCAGCAGTGGCACGATGACGATCAGGCCCGCCAACGGCGATCGCAGGCCAAAGAAGGCGGGGGACCAGAGGGCGTTCAGGGCCAACTGGATCGCGAACGCGATCGTCGCGCCGCGCACGCCGGGCGTTGACCCGCCGCGGCGCAGCACGAGGAAGAGCGCAACGCCCATCATCGCGTACAGCAGCGTCCACACCGGCCCGAACAGCCAAGCGGGCGGGTTGAACCACGGTTTGTTCAGCGTCGGGTACCACTCGCGCACGCTCGACATCGTCGCGACACCGCTGGCGATGCCCATGAGTTCACAGCCGGCGATGCAGGCGAGCAACAGCAGCCAATCACGCAATTTCATGCGCCGAATCGTAGCAGAAATGGGCAAGGAACTCGGACCGGCGGCGGTCCAACGGACGCGGTGGGGCGATCATCGCGATTCGAGCGGCAGCGGATAGAATCGCCGCCCAACCATGACGCATGTCTCCTTCACCGCTGTTCTCGTCCTTTTGGCCATGCTGACCACGACCACCGCTGTCGCCGCCGAGCGGGCGTTCCTGTTCGCGACGTTCAAGGGCGAGGCATCGCCGATGACCGAGCAGGTCTACTTTGCCACCAGCCGGGATGGCCGGCAGTGGACGGCGCTGAACGGTGGCGAGCCGGTGCTCGTGAGCGACCTGGGGGAAAAAGGCGTGCGCGACCCGTTCCTCATAAGGTCGAAGGACGGCCGCAAGACGTACATCATTGCGACCGACCTCTCCATGGCGCGCGACGGCGACTGGACGCGCGCGGTGCGGGCCAGCAGCAAGTCGATCGTGATCTGGGAGTCGACCGACCTAGTGAATTGGTCGGACGCGCGGCTGGTGAAGGTGGCGCCGGACGACGCCGGCTGCACGTGGGCGCCCGAGGCCATCTACGACGAGGCGCACGACGACTACCTCGTCTTCTGGGCATCCACGACGGCCGGCGACGACTTTGCGAAGCATCGCATCTGGGCGAGCCGCACGAAGGATTTCCAGACGTTCAGCGAGGCGTTCATCTACATCGACAGGCCGCAACAGGTAATTGACACGCACATCGTGCGCGACGGCGGTCGGTATTACCGCACATCGAAGGACGAGAAGAACAAAACGATGATCTACGAGGTCGCCGACCAGCTGATGGGCCCGTGGCAGGACGTGCCCGGTAACACGCTTGCTGCGGTGCGCGGGCACGAGGGACCGCAGTCGTTTCTACTGGAGCCCGCCGCCGACGGTAAGCCGGCGACGTGGTGCATGCTGCTGGACTACCACAGCCGAGGCGCCGGTTACTAGGCGTACCTCACGCGCGATCTGGCCAAGGGGCAGTTCGAGCCTGCGACTGGTTTCACGTTCCCGTTCATCTTCCGGCACGGATCGGTTCTGTCAGTCACCGCCGACGAACTGGATCGGCTGACGAAGGCGTACGGAGCGGCCGAGGCTGGGAAGCAGTAGCTGCCGGCGTTAGACGTTCCCGTTTCTCCACTGCCCGGGCAAGGTTCCACGGCACTGCTGCGGGCGTTTTGGACGTGGTCCGATCGCAAGGTGCACCGCTATAGTGCGCGGTGTGGCCGTGGCGGAATTGAACACTGCACCTGCGACTGACGAAAAGGCCGGTGGCGATGCGCCACGGGCCGAGCCGGAGCACGTGAAAAAGCGCCGCACGCGCCGCCAGACGTTGCTGGGCCTGCTTGGCATCGTGATCGTGCTGCTCATCGTTGCGCGGCTGCTGTTGCCGAGCGGTGTGCGGTGGTACGTGAACCGCGTGCTCGATCAGGACCCGATCTACAAGGGCCGCATCGGCGACATCAAGATCGCGCTATGGCGTGGCGCCTACTCCATCAACGACATCCGCATGAACCAGGTGATCGGCAGCGTGCCCGCGCCGCTCTTCTCGGCCAAGCGGCTCGACCTGGCGTTGGAATGGCGCGCGCTGCTGGAGGGGAAGGTGGCGGGGAAGGTGTCGGTCTACGAACCGGAGATCACCTTCGTCGACTCCGAAGACCCCGCCAGCGACCAGACCGGTGCCGGTGGGCCATGGCTGCAAATCTTGAGTGAGCTGTTCCCGTTCGACATCAACAGCGCCACCGTCGTCAACGGCACCGTGAACTTCCGCGCGACCGACACCGACCCGCCCGTCGACGTGCAGCTGACCGAGCTGAACGTGCAGGTGGACAACCTCACCAACGTCCACGACGAGGTCCGCCGACTCGTCTCCACCGTCACCGCGACCGGGCTGGCGATGGGGCACGCGAAGATCGACTTCCAGACGGAGTTTGACCCGTTCTCGTACAACCCGACGTTCAAGATGGGTCTGAAGATGCTCGGGCTGGACGTCACTAAGACCAACGACCTCGCCAAGGCGTACGGGCAGTTCGACTTCGAACACGGCTGGTTCGACCTCGTCGTCGAGATCGACGCCAAGGAAGGCCAGCTCGAGGGGTACGTGAAGCCGCTGTTCCGCAATTTGAAGATTTTCACGCTGAAAGAGGTCGGCGAGAAGGACATCTTCGCGCTGTTTTGGGAAGCGATGCTCGGGACGGTGTCGGAGGTGATCGAGAACCAGCCGCGCGACCAGCTGGCGACGTTCATCCCCGTCAGCGGCAATTTCAGCGGGCCGGACACCGACCTGCTCGCCACTTTACTGAACGTGCTGCGCAACGCGTTCATCCGCGCCTACCTGCCGCGGCTGGAGGGCCAGACGCCGGCGGGGCAGGGCATGCAGTTCGGGCGCGGGTCGCCGGAAGACCCCCTGGCGCCCGCCCCCGGCGGGGCCGGCGCGGCCCGCGGCGCGGATGACGCGAAGGCGAACGAATAGGAACTTATGAACATGACGACCCGATGGACATCAATCGTGACGATCGCGCTGCTGAGCGCAGCAACGCTTCAGGGCTGCGCCAGCCAGGAGAAGGAAGACGACAGCTTCCACACCTCCGGCAGCCGTGAGGCCGACCAGCGCGCCGAACAGCGCATCACCAAAGATCAGCAGCTGAAGGGCGGCGAGGAGGGCGCGCTCAGCGAAGAGGCCAAGACGCTCTATGGGCGCCTTGGCGGTGAAGAGGGCGTGACGCGCATCGTCGATGACTTCATCGACCGCGCGCTGGCCGACCCGCGCGTCAACTGGGCGCGCAAGGGCGTCACGCGCGGCGGGCTGCTGGGCATCGGCGACAAGTCCGTCGAGTGGGAGGCCTCGCCGCAGAACGTTGCGACATTGAAACGCCACATGGCGCAGTTCGTCGGCCTGGCCACCGGTGGGCCGGCGGTGTACGAGGGGAAGGACATCAGGGCCAGTCACGCCGGCATGAAGATCACCAATGCCGAGTTTGACGCAACGATCGGCGATCTGAAGGCCACCCTCGATGCACTGCAGGTGCCCGCGGACGAACAGAAGGAACTGCTCTCGATCATCGAAAGCACGCGACCACAGATCGCGGAAGAGCGGTAGGGCACTCCACTTTCACCCGAAGCGTTCCCCGTTTAGCCGCGGGCTTGCCCGCGTTCGACGAACGAATCGATCGCGGGCAAGCCCGCGGCTAAAACGAGAAGACTCATCCTTTGATCGAACGGTATATCCTGCGCAGGTTATCGGATAATCGTTGCGTTGGTCGTTGCGCGCAGACATGAAGGACCGAAAAGGGGAATTTA from Tepidisphaeraceae bacterium harbors:
- a CDS encoding DUF748 domain-containing protein, with the translated sequence MNTAPATDEKAGGDAPRAEPEHVKKRRTRRQTLLGLLGIVIVLLIVARLLLPSGVRWYVNRVLDQDPIYKGRIGDIKIALWRGAYSINDIRMNQVIGSVPAPLFSAKRLDLALEWRALLEGKVAGKVSVYEPEITFVDSEDPASDQTGAGGPWLQILSELFPFDINSATVVNGTVNFRATDTDPPVDVQLTELNVQVDNLTNVHDEVRRLVSTVTATGLAMGHAKIDFQTEFDPFSYNPTFKMGLKMLGLDVTKTNDLAKAYGQFDFEHGWFDLVVEIDAKEGQLEGYVKPLFRNLKIFTLKEVGEKDIFALFWEAMLGTVSEVIENQPRDQLATFIPVSGNFSGPDTDLLATLLNVLRNAFIRAYLPRLEGQTPAGQGMQFGRGSPEDPLAPAPGGAGAARGADDAKANE
- a CDS encoding glycoside hydrolase family 43 protein, giving the protein MTHVSFTAVLVLLAMLTTTTAVAAERAFLFATFKGEASPMTEQVYFATSRDGRQWTALNGGEPVLVSDLGEKGVRDPFLIRSKDGRKTYIIATDLSMARDGDWTRAVRASSKSIVIWESTDLVNWSDARLVKVAPDDAGCTWAPEAIYDEAHDDYLVFWASTTAGDDFAKHRIWASRTKDFQTFSEAFIYIDRPQQVIDTHIVRDGGRYYRTSKDEKNKTMIYEVADQLMGPWQDVPGNTLAAVRGHEGPQSFLLEPAADGKPATWCMLLDYHSRGAGY
- a CDS encoding group 1 truncated hemoglobin, which translates into the protein MNMTTRWTSIVTIALLSAATLQGCASQEKEDDSFHTSGSREADQRAEQRITKDQQLKGGEEGALSEEAKTLYGRLGGEEGVTRIVDDFIDRALADPRVNWARKGVTRGGLLGIGDKSVEWEASPQNVATLKRHMAQFVGLATGGPAVYEGKDIRASHAGMKITNAEFDATIGDLKATLDALQVPADEQKELLSIIESTRPQIAEER
- a CDS encoding TspO/MBR family protein, whose amino-acid sequence is MKLRDWLLLLACIAGCELMGIASGVATMSSVREWYPTLNKPWFNPPAWLFGPVWTLLYAMMGVALFLVLRRGGSTPGVRGATIAFAIQLALNALWSPAFFGLRSPLAGLIVIVPLLGMIIVTIVLFFRLSRAAGALMVPYLLWASFATVLNAALYWLNR